A region of the Mesoterricola sediminis genome:
CGTAGGCCCCCAGGCGCTCCGCGGGATCGGCGTCCGCCGCGAAGGGACCCAGGGAGGGGGAGGCGCGCTTGAATTCCGCGATGACCGGAAGCGCCGCCCCGCGCAGGGCCCGCTCGAAGGGGCCCGGCCCCTCCGGCTCCGCCCCCAGGCGCCGGCGCTCCGCCGCCACGATATCCGACAGGATGCCCAGCCCCGCGCCCATCTAGGCCGCCAGGGACAGGAGGGAGGGGAGGTCGAGGCCCGCGCGGAGGGCCTCCCGGCCCTCGGCCACCAGGTCCGGCAGGGTCCCCAGGCCCGCATCGCGCACCAGGGCGAGGCCCAGGGCGGCCTGGAGGGCCACCTCCTCGGCCACGCGCGCGGAATAGGCGGGATCGGAGGCCCCGCCGGCGAGGCCCCGGGCCAGGGCCACGCAGGCCTCCAGCGAATCCGCCGCCGCCGGGGCGAGGCCCGGGCGGATCCCCGCGTCGCCGGGGAGGAAGACGGCGGCTTCCGCCACGCGCCCGTCCCGCACGGCCTGGACCCGGGTGGGCCCCTCCAGGGACGCCTCGTCCATGCCGGCGCCGCCGGCGTCCTTGCCGTGCACGACGAAGGCCCGCGCGAGGCCCAGGGCCGCCAGGGCCTCGGCCACCGGCAGGATCCAGGCCTCCTGGGCCACGCCCAGCACCTGGTAGGGCGGACGCGCCGGGTTCAGGAGGGGCCCCAGCATGTTGAACACCGTCGGCACCCCCAGGGCCCGGCGGATGGGCACCATGCGCGCCAGGACGGGGTGGAAGCGCGGCGCGAAGAGGAAAGCGAAGCCGGTGCGGGCCAGGTCGGCCTCCGCGGCCTCGACGGGCCGGGCCAGGTCCAGGCCCAGGGCCTCCAGCAGGTCCGCGGAGCCGCAGAGGCTCGAGGCCGAGCGGCTCCCGTGCTTCACCACGTCCACCCCCATGCGCGCCAGGGCCAGGGCCGACAGGGTCGACAGGTTGGCGGTGTGGACCCCCTGGCGGGCGTCGCCGCCCGTGCCGCAGGTGTCCAGGGCCGGCCGCGCCGCCCGGAAGGGCACCGCCCGGGCCCGCAGGACCTGGGCGAAGGCCGTCAGCTCCTCGCCCCGGAAGGGGCGGGCGTTAAGGGCCAGCAGGGCCCGGCCCACCTCCCCGGGGTCCGAGGCCGGGTCCAGGCAGGCCTCCATGAAGGCGCGGGCGCCTTCCAGCGTCAGGTCATCCTTGATCTCGAGTGCAGGGTTCATTCCAGGTTCCTTTCCGGGTGGTCGTCAGTTCGCGGAGCCCCAGCCCACGGCGCGGCGGATGTAGGGCACCCCGTCCGCGCCCGAGCGCGGCAGGTCGAAGCGCCGCCCCACGGCGCGGGCCACGGGACCCAGCTCCTCGGCGAGGCGCTGGAACTCGTGGAGGTGCAGGCTCTGGTCCCCGTCCGACAGGGCCTTCGAGGGATCCGGGTGGACCTCCACGATGATCCCGTCCGCCCCCGCGGCCACGGCGGCCCGGGCCATGGGGATCACCGCGTCCCGGCGGCCCGTGCCGTGGGAGGGGTCCACCACCACGGGCAGGTGGGCGAGCTCCTTGAGGACGGGCACCGCGTTCAGGTCCAGGGTGTTGCGGGTGGCCGTCTCGAAGGTCCGGATGCCCCGCTCGCAGAGGATCACGTGCGGGTTGCCCTCGAGCAGCACGTATTCCGCGGCCAGCACGAACTCCAGGAGCGTGGCCGAGGGCCCGCGCTTCAGGAGGACGGGCTTCCCCGCCCTGCCCACCGCGCGCAGCAGGGGCGCGCTGGACATGTTGCGGGCCCCGATCTGGAAGCAGTCCACGAGGGGGGCCATGGCCTCCACGTCGCCGGGCTCCATGACCTCGGTGATGACCGGCAGGCCCGAGGCGTCCCCCGCCTCGCGGAGCAGCTCCACCCCCGCGTGGCCCAGGCCCTGGAAGGCGTAGGGCGAGGTGCGGGGCTTGTAGGCCCCGCCCCGCAGGCCCGTGGCGCCGCAGGCCGCGATGAACCGCGCGGTGGTGAGGATCTGCTCCCGGTCCTCCACGGAGCAGGGGCCGCCCATGAGGGCCAGGGTGCCGCCTCCCACCTCCCGCCCGCCCAGGGCCACCCGGCTCCCGCCGGGGAAAGTCTCCCGGGCGGCGAGGAGGGGCTTGGAGCCGGTCGCCCGGGCCCAGGCCACGCCCGGCAGGGCCTGCACGGCCTCCAGGGAGGGGTGGTCCGGGCCCAGGAGGGCCAGGAAGGATCCGAAGGGCAGGTCCAGGCGGCGGGCGCCGGGAAGGGAGGCCTCCAGGGAGACGGCGGGATCGGCGAGCTTCACGAGCATCGGGGCACCTCGGTCGGCGCGGCCTGGCGGCAGCGCGCGGTGAAGGCGGCCAGGATGCGGCCGCCCTCGGGGGTCAGGACGGATTCGGGGTGGAACTGGACCCCGTGGCAGTCGTAGTCGCGGTGGCGGAGGGCCATGATCTCCCCGTCGCCGGTGCGGCCCTGCACCGCGAGGCAGTCCGGCAGGGACGCGGCCTCCGCGGCGAGGGAGTGGTAGCGGCCCACCTCCAGGGGATCCGGCAGCCCAGCCAGGAGCCCGGTCCCGTCGTGGACCATGAGCGAGACCTTGCCGTGCATGGGGCGGCCCGCGCGGCCCACCCGGCCGCCGAAGGCCTCGGTGATCACCTGGTGGCCCAGGCAGACCCCCAGCACCGGGATCCGCGGCGCGAAGGCCCGCACCAGGTCCAGGCAGGCCCCCGCCTCGCGGGGGTGCCCGGGGCCCGGGGAGAGGACGAGGCCCGAGGGCGCCATCGCCAGGGCCCCGGCCACGTCGATGGCGTCGTTGCGGACCACGGCCAGGTCCGGCTCCAGGGCGCCCATCATGGACACCAGGTTGAAGGTGAAGGAATCGTAGTTGTCGATGAAGAGGATCATCGGGAGGCTCCCAGGGCTTCGAGCAGGACGCCGGCCTTGGCGTGGATCTCCTCCCATTCGGAGGCCTCCGCCGAGTCGGCCACGATGCCGGCCCCGGCGCGGAAGCGCGCCCTGCCGGCATGGATCTCCAGGCTGCGGATGGTGATGGCGATCTCCAGGTTCCCGGTGCGGTCCAGGATGCCCACGCCGCCGCCGTACGCCCCCCGGTCCTCCCCCTCCAGCGCCGAGAGGATCCGGGTGGCGCTGATCTTGGGGGCGCCGCTGAGGGTGCCGGCGGGGAAGGCGCTCCAGAGCGCGTCCAGGGGGCGCAGGCCCGTCCGGAGCCTGCCGTGGACCTCGCTGATCATGTGCATCACGTGGCTGAACCGCTCCACCTGCTCCCGCACGGGCACGGTCACCGACCCGTGCTCGCACACGCGGCCCAGGTCGTTGCGGCTGAGGTCCACCAGCATGGCGTGCTCCGCCCGCTCCTTGGGATCGGCCTTGAGCTCCTCCGCGAGCCGGTCGTCCTCGGCCGCGTCCCCCGTGCGCCGCCGGGTGCCGGCGATGGGGACGGTGGCCACGCCCCTGCCCTCCACCCGCACCAGCATCTCGGGCGAGGCCCCCACGAGCTGCCTGCCCCCGAGGCTCACGAAGAAGTGGTAGGGGCTGGGGTTGAGGCGGCGCAGGCGGCGGTAGACCTCGAAGGGGTCCCCCGCGAAGGTCCCCTCGAAGGGCTCGGAGAGCACCACCTGGTAGGCGTCCCCGGCCAGGATGGCCTCCTGGACCGCCGCGAAGCCCCGGCCGAAGTGGGCCCGGTCCGGCCGGCGCGTGGGGGTGAAGACCGGGGGCCCGGGGCGCTCCGGCAGGGCCCCCTCGAGGCGGGCCGCCAGGTCCCGCAGCCGCGCCTCGCCGTGCCCGGCCTCCGGGAAGTGGTAGAGGTAGCCCTGCTGCTTCAGGTGGTCCAGCACGAGGCCCGAGGCGAAGCGGCCGAAGCGCAGGCGGGGCGCCCGGGCCCCGGGGAAGGCGCCGGCGAGGGCCGGCTCGGCGAGGGCGAAGGCGCTGAAGTCCGCCCACCCCACGGCCCCGCCCAGGAAGGGCACCGGCACCTCCGGGGTCTCGGCCCGCAGGGAGGCGGCCCAGGCCGCCAGGGCCTCCAGGGGGGGCGAGGGCAGCTCCGTCCTGCGGCCGTCCCGCACCAGGGCCGCCGTGGTCCCCGCCTCGAAGACCTCCACGGCGTCCAGGCCGATGAAGCTGAAGCGGGCCTGGGACTCCCCGCCGGTGACGGATTCCAGGAGGTAGGCGTCCTGCCCCGGCTCCGTCAGGGCCAGGAAGGCCCGGACGGGCGTGGTGAGGTCGGCCGGGAAGGCCATCACCAGGGGGGGCGCGGAGGTGGGCGTGGGATGCATGGGGTCCTCGGGTGAACGCGAAAAGGCCCGCCATGGGGCGGGCCGGGGAAGTTGGATCTGGGTTCCTTCGCTCTAGCTGATGAGCCTGCCCATGCCAACGCCCGACCCCTGGGGCCACCAGCTCCAGTTCCAGGTCAGGCTGTTGAGGGAAAGGACCACGCCTTCTCCAAGCGATGGGTCAGTCTACGGATGGGCGCGGACTTTTGCAAGCCCCCGGGTGGACAGGAAGGGGGGACCCGCCGGGATCCCCTCCGGTCAGGCCGGCCAGATCCGTGGGATCCGGCCCTCCTGGAGCATCAGGTCCGCGAGGACGGCGGCCGTGACGGCCTCCAGGACCACGGGGACCCGCAGGGCGATGCAGGCGTCGTGGCGGCCGCCCACCTTCAGCTCCGCGGGCGCCTGGGTGCGCAGATCCAGGGTGGTCTGGGGGGCCTTGATGCTGGAGGTCGGCTTCACCGCCACCCGGAAGACCAGCTCGTTCCCGTTGGTGATGCCGCCGTTGATGCCCCCGGCGTGGTTGGTGGCCGTGCGGCCCGCCATGTCCGCGATGGGGTCGTTGACCTGACTGCCGCGCAAGCGGGCCACCTGGAACCCATCGCCGAACTCGATCCCCTTCACGGCCGGGATGGCGAAGGCGGCGTGGGCCAGGAGGCTCTCCACGCTGTCGAAGAACGGCTCGCCCAGCCCCGCCGGCAGGCCCTGCACGCGGCATTCCACGAGGCCGCCCACGGAATCGCCCGCGGCCATGGCCTCGGCCACGGCCCGCTCCACGTCGGCCTTGCCTCCGGCCTCCGTCAGCCGGGCCTCGACCCGCACCGGCGCCAGCAGCTGCTTGGCCACGACGCCCGCGGCCACCAGCCCCGCCGTGAGCCGGCCCGAGAAGTGGCCGCTGCCCCGGAGGTCGTTGAAGCCCCCGAATTTCCGCATGGCCACCCAGTCAGCGTGCCCGGGCCGGGGAGTGTGGCGCAGGGCCGCGTAGGCCGAGGAATCCGTGTTCCGGTTCTCGAAGAGGATCAGGAGGGGCGCGCCCGTCGTGCGGCCCTCGTGGACCCCGGTCTGCAGGAGGGCCGTGTCGTCCTCCCGGCGGGGCGTGGTGCCGGGCGCCCCTCCGCCCCGGCGCCGGGCCATGTCGGCCTCGAAGGCCGGGGGCGCCAGGGGCAGCCCGGCGGGAACCCCGTCCAGGAGGACGCCCACGCAGGGTCCGTGGCTTTCGCCGAGGATGGACAGGCGGAACAGGCGTCCGAAACCGTTCAAGGCTCACCTCGCAGGGATTCCAGGTCGCGGAAGAAGCCGGGGTACGACTTGTCCACGCAGTGCTCGCCGTCCAGGGCCACGCCCTCGCGGCTCACCAGGCCGGCCACGGCGCCAGCCATGGCGATGCGGTGATCGTTGCGGGGATCGACGCGCCCCCCCGCGAGGGGCCCGCCGTCGATCTCCATCCAGTCCCCCGTCACGGCGATCCGGGCCCCCAGGGCCGAAAGCTCGGTGACGAGGGCCTCGGCGCGGTCGCTCTCCTTCGCCCGGAGGCGGGAGGCCCCCTTCAGGCGCGTGCGGCCCCGGGCATGGCAGGCCAGCGCCGCCAGGGGCGGGAAGAGATCGGGGCAGTCGGTGGCGTCGAAGGTGAAGCCCGCCAGGTCCGAGCGCCGCGCCCGGAGCGCGCCGTCCTCCCAGGCCAGGCGCGCCCCCGCGGCCTCCAGCGCCGCCACGACGGCGCGATCCGCCTGGGCGGAGCGCGGGTCCAGCCCCTCCACCGCGACGTCCCCCGCCACGGCCCCGGCCACCAGCAGGAACGCCGCGCCGGACCAGTCCCCCTCCACCGCCAGGTCCACGGGGCGGAACGTCTGCCCTCCGGGCACCTCCAGGACGGCCAGGTCCTCCGACGCCCGGACCCGCGCCCCGAAGGCCTCCAGCACGCCCAGGGTCATGCGGACGTAGGGGGCGCTGCGCAGGCCCTCCACGATCACGCGGCTGTCCCGCGGGGCCCGGGGCAGGGCCAGCAGGAGCCCGCTGAGGAACTGGGAGCTGGCGCGGCCGTCCACGGTCACGTCGCCGCCCAGGAGCGGCCCCCGCACCCGCACCGGCGGCAGGCCTCCCGCCGCGTCGCAGGCGGCCCCCAGCTGCCGGAGGGGGTCCAGCACCATGTCCATGGGCCGGAGCCGCAGCGACCCCCGCGCCTGGAGCGTGGACGCCCGGGGCGCCAGGGCCGCCACCGCGGCGGCGGCCCTGAGGCAGAAGCCCGATTCGCCGCAGTCGAGGACTTCCGCGGCGGGACCGGCGCCCCCGGTCACCTCCACCCGGTCCGCCCCCCGCGCCACCCGCGCCCCCAGCCCCTGGATCACCGCCAGACAGGCCTGCCCGTCCGCGGATTCCCCCGGATTCCGGATCACGCACGTGCCTTCCGCCAAGCTGGCCGCCAGGAGCAGGCGCTGGAGGTGGCTCTTGGATGCGGGGGCGCGGAGGCGCCCCGACAGGGTTCCGGGTGCAGTGTGGATCATCGTTCCGCCTTGGCCCAGCATAGCGGCAGCCCCGCCCGGATCCAACGCCGGCGCGCCCCGGCCCGGATTTGAGGGTTTCAAATAGAAAAGATTTTCAATAAGGCTTGATTCAAACGGAAATGAATTCTATTCTCTCGGAGGACCGCGCGTCCGACCTTTGATTCCCGAGGCACGCATGAAAGCACTTCTCTACACCCTGGTCGCCGGACCGGCCCTCATGGCGGCCGCCACCTCGGGCAGCGGCCTCGTGACCGGCACCGTGCGCGACGAGCAGGGCCACCCGGTCCCCGGGGCCGTGGTGGCCCTGGAGCACCGCATCACCGGCCACCGCCAGACGGCGGTGACGGACAAGGCCGGGCGCTTCGCCCTCCGCAACGTGCCCTTCAACGACTACCACCTGGAGGCCCGGGCCCCCGGGCTCACCACCGCCCACAAGGACGTCTCCATCCGTTCGGGCCTGCCGGTGGAGACGGACCTGCGCCTGGCGGCGGCCGGCGCCGTCGTGGTGGTGGAGGAGGAGGCCGACCTCATCGAGGACCACCCTTCCTCGCACGTGGACTTCGACCGCGCCACCATCGCCCGCGAGCCCGCCGCCGTGGCCAGCCGGGCCCTGGAGAGCGCGATCCTGGCGACCCCCGGCTTCATCCAGGACGAGAACGGGCGGTTCCACTTCCGGGGCAGCCACGGCCAGGTGATGTACGTCATCGACGGCGTCCCCGTCACGGACCAGATGCAGGCCGCCTTCTCCAACAGCCTGGACCCGGGCCAGGTCGACGCCATGGAGGTGGTCACCGGCGGCATCTCCGCGGAGTACGGCGGAAAGCCCGGGGCCGTCGTGAACCTGACGTCCCGCTCCGGGCTCGGCACCCCCGGCGGCTTCCAGGGCGAGGTCTCCGCGGGCGCCTCCCGCTTCTCCACCTACGAGGCCGGGTTCGCCCTGCGCGGCAGCACGGACCGCATGGGCTGGTTCGCCACCGCCTCGGGCTCCACCAGCGACCGCTACCTGGACCCCGTCAACTTCGACAACTTCCACAACCACGGGACCACCGGGCGCGTCGCCACCCGCTTCGACTGGCTCCTGACCGACCACGACACCCTGCGCGTCTCCGCCTCGGGCGGGTCCACCTCCCGGGAGGTCGCCAACCTCGCGAGCCAGGAAGCCCTGGGCCAGGACCAGCGGGCCCGCACCACCGACGCCAACCTGAGCGTGGGCTGGACCCGCCTCCTGGACGGAGGCGCCAGCCTGGAGACCGTGGTCTTCGCGCGGCGCGCCGGCGCCCGCCTGGATCCCACCTCCGGCCAGGCCCCCGACCCCCTGAAGGACTTCCCCGTGTGGGCCTCCCAGGACCGGACCCTGGACAACCTGGGCGCCTCCGTCGCCTGGCAGGGCAAGGACGCCCTCGGCAGCACCAAGGCCGGGCTCCAGTACACCCGGTTCCCCCTGCGGGAGCGGTTCGCCTTCGCCGTGACCGACGACGCCATGGCCCCCGCCGGCGACCCCCTCCACGCCTACACCCCCGCCGGAGGCGGCTCCATCTTCCGCTTCGACGAGTCCCACGCGCCCGTGCTGGCCTCCGGCTACGTGCAGCGCGAGATCCGCACCGGCGGCTGGAACCTGGGCCTCGGCCTGCGCTACGACAGCTGGACCTTCCGGGGCGACGAATCCCACCAGCTCCAGCCCCGCATCGCCCTGAGCTATTCCTTCCCGGGCTCCTCGACCCTCGTGCGCGTCTCCTACGACCGCCTCCTCATCACCCCCGAGAACGAGAACCTGGCCATGTCCACCTCCCAGGCCACCTGGGACCTCGCCGGCGGCGCCGGCACCGTCCCCGCCCTGAGGCCCGAGATCCAGGACAGCTGGCTCGTCGGCGTCGAGCGGCAGCTGGGCGCCCACCTCAAGGCCACCCTGGACTACTGGTGGAAGGTCAGCCGGAACAGCGCCGACAGCGACCAGTTCTACAACACGGGCATCGTCTTCCCCGTCGCCGCGGCCCGCGGGCGCTTCCACGGCATGGACCTGCGGCTCGACCTGGCGGAGATCCACGGCTTCTCCGGCTACCTCAGCGCCGGCACCGTGCGCACCGTCTTCCGCACCCCCACCGTGGGCGGCCTCTCCGGCGCCGAGGGCTCCGACGGCCCCGCCGGCCAGCCCTACCTGATCGACCACGACGAGAAGCTCAACGTCCAGCTGGGCCTCCGCTGGCAGCAGGGAAGCTTCTTCGCCCAGGCCGTGGGCCGCTACGATTCCGGCCTCGTCGCCGGCGAACCCGGGGACGTGGCGGGCAACCCCGACTACGCCTTCGGCATCCCCTACGTGCGCGTGGAGAACGACCGGCTCGTGGGACCGGTCTACCGCATCCGCCCCCGCACCGTCTGGAACGTGAACCTGGGCCGGACCTTCCCCGTGGGCGCCGGCAGGACCCTCCAGGCCACCGCCTCCCTCCTGAACGTCTTCGACGAGAAGGGCCTCTACAACTTCCTCAGCACCTTCGGGGGCACCCACGTCATCCCCCCCCGCACCCTGGCGCTCGGCCTGAAATACAGCTTCTAGAGGGTGGCCAGGGAATCGCACGCGTCCCGGATTGCCGCGCCTGCGATCCCTGACGCAAGTCCGGGACACGGACGATTCCTGGGCCTGGCTCCTAGGCGAACACCTTGCCGATCACGGCTTCGAACTGGGCGCGGTTGTAGGGCTTGGGGAGGAACCCGGCGAGGCCGCCGTCGGCGAAGTCGCTGACGGCGAAGGGCTCGCTGTAGCCGCTCGTGAGGACGATGGGGACGTCGGGCCTCAGCTCCTTCATGGCCCGGAAGGCCTCGCGGCCGTCCATGCGGGGCATCGTCAGGTCCATGAGCACCACGTCGATCTCCTCCCGGTGGCGGGCGAAAACGGCCAGGCCCTCGGCCCCGTCGGAGGCCTCCAGGACGCGCAGCCCCATGGCCCCCGCCAGCGCCGTGGCGACGGACCGCGCCGGCGCCTCGTCCTCCACGACGAGCAGCACCCCCTGGGCCTGGGGGGGCTCCGCCTCGGCCTCCGCGGGTCCGGAGGTCTCCGAGGTGATGCGGGGCAGGAAGATCTTCATGGAGGTGCCGTGGCCCACCTCGCTGTAGACCTTGATGCTGCCCCCGTGCGTGCGCAGGATGCCCATGAGCGCGGAGAGGCCCAGGCCCCGGCCCGTGAACTTCGTCGTGAAGAACGGGTCGAAGATCCGCTGCACCGTCTCCCGCGACATGCCGCAGCCGGTGTCCGACACCTCCATGACCACGTAGCGGCCCGGCGGGATCGGGATGGACGGCACCAGGGTCGCGAGGTAGGTGGCGTCCAGGACCTGCTCCCCGGTCCGCAGGGTGATGGCGCCTCCCTCCTCGTGGGAGAGGGCCTCGGAGGCGTTCGTGACGAGGTTCATGACGATCTGCTGCATCTGCGCCGGGTCCGCCAACACGTCCGGGAGGCCCTGGGCCAGGTCCAGGCGGATCGCGGCCTTCTTGGAGATGGACACCGCCAGCAGCTCCGTCATCTCCCGCACGAGGATGTTCAGGTTGACCCGCGCCACCGTCACCTGCCCCTTCCCCGCGTAGGCCAGGAGCTGGCGGGTGAGGTCCGCGGCCCGGACCGCGGCCTTCTCGATCTGCTCGAGGAAGGACGCGGCGGGGCTCTCCGCGGGCAGGGTCATGGCCGCGAGGCTGCAGTTCCCCATGATGGTCGTCAGGAGGTTGTTGAAGTCGTGGGCGATCCCCCCCGCCAGCACGCCGAGGCTCTCCAGCTTCTGGCTCTGGCGGATGGCCTCCTCCCCCTCCTTGCGCTGGGTGATGTCCGCGCGGATGGCCACGTACTGGTAGGGCACGCCCTGGGGGTCCAGGTAGGGGACGATCGTCGTGTCCACCCAGTAGAAGGACCCGTCCTTGGCCTTGTTCCGGATCTCGCCCTTCCACACCCGGCCGGCCTTGATGGTGCCCCACAGGTCCGTGAAGAAGGCCTTGGGGTGGTGCCCGCTGTTGATGATGCGGTGATCCTTGCCGAGGAGCTCCTCCCGGTCGTACTTGGAGATGGCGCAGAACTTGTCGTTGACGTAGGTGATGCGGCCCCGGGCGTCCGTGACGGCGACGATGGCGTGCTCGTCCAGGGCGTTCTTGAACACCTCCAGCTCCCGCACCGCATTGGCCGCGGCCCCCTCGCCGTCCTCGCGGTCGACGTAGGGGCGGGCCATCCCGTAGGTGAGGCGGCCCCCGTGGCTCCGGGCCACCCGCCACACCAGGAGGACCCGACGCCCGTCCGGCCCCAGGAACCGGCAGCGGTGCGAGGCCGTGGGACCCTCCGCCCAGCCCTGCTCCAGGAACCGCGCAGCCGCGTCCCGGTCCCCGGGGTCCACCAGGTCCAGGAAGGCGCGGCCGAGCAGATCCCGGGGGGGGCGGCCCCAGATCTCCTGGCTTCCCGTCCCCACCGCCTGGAAGGTTCCGTCCGGCCCCAGGGAGAAGAAGACCTCCCGGGCCTGGGCCATGATCCAGTCGAAGAGGGATCCGGGGACCGCTGGGGCGGGCTGGGCTTCCCGGGGGGCTGGATCGCGCTGACGCATGGGGGCTTCCTTCGGCCCCCTCATGATAATGAGTCTCGCTCCCCTCGGCAAACGAGGGGGAGCTCCCTCAGGCCTTCACGCGGGTGGCGAGGGAGTCGAGCAGGTCCCACACCTCGTGGCAGGCCTCGCAGCTCGTGACGGGCTCCCCGCAGGGGAAGCCCTCCGCGCCCATGCCCTGGCACCGGGGATTGGCCACGTAGAAGAGGAGGTCCTCCAGCACCCCGTGGACCCGGCCCCGCAGGCTGCTCTCCGGAAGGGCCCGGATGGCCTGGACGAGGCGCCATTCAGCTTCGTTCAATTCGACCTGGACCGGCTTCTGGGACATGGGGACCTCCGCGGTTTGGGGACCAGTATAGGCGAAGGGGCGGACACGTCCCCCTCCCCCTGGGAACTTGTGACGGGCGGCGAAGTGTGGTCGGCTGGGACGGGAGGATCCATGCGAGCCGTCATTCAAAGGGTCAAGCGAGCCCGGATCCAGGCCGGCGATCAAACCGTGGCCATCGGGCCGGGCCTCCTGGTCTTCGCCGCCCTCCAGAAGGAGGACACCCTGGAGGCGTGCCGTTGGGCGGCCGCCAAGATCGCCTCCCTGCGCGTCTTCGACGACGGGGAGGGCCACATGAACCGCTCCCTCCAGGAGACCGGCGGGGAGATCCTCGCCGTCTCCCAGTTCACCCTCGCCGGCAGCATCGCCAAGGGCCGGCGCCCCTCCTTCGACGGCGCCATGGCCCCCGCCCCCGCCCGGGAGCTCTTCGAGGCCTTCGTGGGCTTCCTGGAGGAGGCGCACCCCCGCGTCGCCCGCGGCTTCTTCCGGGAGCACATGGAGGTGGAACTGGTGAACGACGGCCCCGCGACCTTCATCCTGGAGCGCTAGGCTGTGTTCGGAATCTATAGATTAGATAAATAGTTAACTTGTACTCATACGTAAAGGCTCGTACACCACGAATTTTCCTGGGGTAACGATGCCGAGAAGTTTCCTGACCGATGCCATGTGGGCAAAGCTTGAACCGCTCCTTCCGCCAGAGCGTGGAGGGATGGGGCGATCCCGTCACCCCAACCGTCCCATGGTGGAGGCGATCCTGTGGAGGCACAGGACTGGGGCGCCGTGGAGGGACCTGCCGGAGGAATCTGGACCTTGGAGAAGCGTGTACACGCGATTTGAGGCCTGGACCAAGCGCGGCGTGTGGCAAAGGATCCTGGAGTTCCTGCGCAAGGAAGCCGACCTGGAGTGGGTCATGCTGGATGGCACCATCCTTCGCGCTCATCAACCTTCAGCAGGCAAAAGGGGGGGCTCTGGAACCAGGCGCTCGGACGATCTCGGGGTGGATGCTCGACCAAGATCCATTTGATCTGCGATGCCCACGGTAATCCTTTGGATTTCCTGGTCACTCCGGGGCAAGCCCATGGAAGCCGGTCTGCTGAAGGATTGCTGTGCGGTTGGCAGGCAGAGTACGGGTTCGGAGATCGGGCCTACGATGGGAACCCGGTAAGGAAGGCGATCGAGGCCATGGGTGCGACAGCCGTCATCCCACCTCATCCCCGGCGCAAGAATCCGGCGACCTGGGACTCACACCTATACAAGGCCCGCCATGCC
Encoded here:
- a CDS encoding TonB-dependent receptor; the encoded protein is MKALLYTLVAGPALMAAATSGSGLVTGTVRDEQGHPVPGAVVALEHRITGHRQTAVTDKAGRFALRNVPFNDYHLEARAPGLTTAHKDVSIRSGLPVETDLRLAAAGAVVVVEEEADLIEDHPSSHVDFDRATIAREPAAVASRALESAILATPGFIQDENGRFHFRGSHGQVMYVIDGVPVTDQMQAAFSNSLDPGQVDAMEVVTGGISAEYGGKPGAVVNLTSRSGLGTPGGFQGEVSAGASRFSTYEAGFALRGSTDRMGWFATASGSTSDRYLDPVNFDNFHNHGTTGRVATRFDWLLTDHDTLRVSASGGSTSREVANLASQEALGQDQRARTTDANLSVGWTRLLDGGASLETVVFARRAGARLDPTSGQAPDPLKDFPVWASQDRTLDNLGASVAWQGKDALGSTKAGLQYTRFPLRERFAFAVTDDAMAPAGDPLHAYTPAGGGSIFRFDESHAPVLASGYVQREIRTGGWNLGLGLRYDSWTFRGDESHQLQPRIALSYSFPGSSTLVRVSYDRLLITPENENLAMSTSQATWDLAGGAGTVPALRPEIQDSWLVGVERQLGAHLKATLDYWWKVSRNSADSDQFYNTGIVFPVAAARGRFHGMDLRLDLAEIHGFSGYLSAGTVRTVFRTPTVGGLSGAEGSDGPAGQPYLIDHDEKLNVQLGLRWQQGSFFAQAVGRYDSGLVAGEPGDVAGNPDYAFGIPYVRVENDRLVGPVYRIRPRTVWNVNLGRTFPVGAGRTLQATASLLNVFDEKGLYNFLSTFGGTHVIPPRTLALGLKYSF
- a CDS encoding PAS domain-containing hybrid sensor histidine kinase/response regulator; this translates as MRQRDPAPREAQPAPAVPGSLFDWIMAQAREVFFSLGPDGTFQAVGTGSQEIWGRPPRDLLGRAFLDLVDPGDRDAAARFLEQGWAEGPTASHRCRFLGPDGRRVLLVWRVARSHGGRLTYGMARPYVDREDGEGAAANAVRELEVFKNALDEHAIVAVTDARGRITYVNDKFCAISKYDREELLGKDHRIINSGHHPKAFFTDLWGTIKAGRVWKGEIRNKAKDGSFYWVDTTIVPYLDPQGVPYQYVAIRADITQRKEGEEAIRQSQKLESLGVLAGGIAHDFNNLLTTIMGNCSLAAMTLPAESPAASFLEQIEKAAVRAADLTRQLLAYAGKGQVTVARVNLNILVREMTELLAVSISKKAAIRLDLAQGLPDVLADPAQMQQIVMNLVTNASEALSHEEGGAITLRTGEQVLDATYLATLVPSIPIPPGRYVVMEVSDTGCGMSRETVQRIFDPFFTTKFTGRGLGLSALMGILRTHGGSIKVYSEVGHGTSMKIFLPRITSETSGPAEAEAEPPQAQGVLLVVEDEAPARSVATALAGAMGLRVLEASDGAEGLAVFARHREEIDVVLMDLTMPRMDGREAFRAMKELRPDVPIVLTSGYSEPFAVSDFADGGLAGFLPKPYNRAQFEAVIGKVFA
- the dtd gene encoding D-aminoacyl-tRNA deacylase gives rise to the protein MRAVIQRVKRARIQAGDQTVAIGPGLLVFAALQKEDTLEACRWAAAKIASLRVFDDGEGHMNRSLQETGGEILAVSQFTLAGSIAKGRRPSFDGAMAPAPARELFEAFVGFLEEAHPRVARGFFREHMEVELVNDGPATFILER